One genomic window of Phoenix dactylifera cultivar Barhee BC4 chromosome 6, palm_55x_up_171113_PBpolish2nd_filt_p, whole genome shotgun sequence includes the following:
- the LOC103703741 gene encoding soluble inorganic pyrophosphatase isoform X2, whose translation MVTKSVAQLCKNSMIYVFSATYHQVVEIGRGSKVKYELDKHSGLIKVDRVLYSSVVYPHNYGFIPRTICEDSDPMDVLILMQEPVLSGSFLRARAIGLMPMIDQGEKDDKIIAVCADDPEFRHYKDIKELPPHRLAEIRRFFEDYKKNENKEVAVNDFLPAEDAIKAIQYSMDLYASYIVECLRQ comes from the exons ATGGTAACCAAGAGTGTAGCACAATTATGTAAGAATTCAATGATATATGTGTTCTCTGCTACTTATCATCAG GTGGTTGAAATTGGTAGAGGTAGCAAGGTTAAGTATGAGCTAGACAAGCATAGTGGTCTTATCAAG GTTGATCGTGTTCTTTACTCTTCAGTTGTGTACCCACACAACTATGGCTTCATCCCTCGGACTATCTGTGAGGATAGTGACCCCATGGATGTGCTCATATTGATGCAG GAGCCAGTGCTGTCTGGTTCTTTTCTGCGTGCCCGTGCTATTGGGTTGATGCCAATGATTGATCAG GGTGAGAAGGATGATAAGATAATAGCTGTCTGTGCTGATGATCCCGAGTTTCGTCACTACAAGGACATCAAAGAGCTTCCTCCTCATCGCCTTGCTGAAATCCGCCGCTTCTTTGAAGATT ACAAGAAGAATGAGAACAAAGAAGTTGCAGTCAATGACTTCCTTCCAGCTGAAGATGCCATCAAAGCAATCCAATATTCAAT GGATCTGTATGCTTCCTACATCGTTGAATGCTTGAGGCAGTGA
- the LOC103703741 gene encoding soluble inorganic pyrophosphatase isoform X1, with the protein MAGTADGSGNSSFPRVVLNERILSSMSRKSIAAHPWHDLEIGPGAPAVFNCVVEIGRGSKVKYELDKHSGLIKVDRVLYSSVVYPHNYGFIPRTICEDSDPMDVLILMQEPVLSGSFLRARAIGLMPMIDQGEKDDKIIAVCADDPEFRHYKDIKELPPHRLAEIRRFFEDYKKNENKEVAVNDFLPAEDAIKAIQYSMDLYASYIVECLRQ; encoded by the exons ATGGCTGGAACAGCTGATGGTAGTGGCAATTCAAGTTTCCCTCGTGTTGTCCTCAATGAACGCATACTTTCTTCCATGTCGCGGAAGTCTATTGCTGCTCATCCATGGCATGATTTAGAAATAG GACCTGGAGCTCCTGCAGTTTTCAACTGT GTGGTTGAAATTGGTAGAGGTAGCAAGGTTAAGTATGAGCTAGACAAGCATAGTGGTCTTATCAAG GTTGATCGTGTTCTTTACTCTTCAGTTGTGTACCCACACAACTATGGCTTCATCCCTCGGACTATCTGTGAGGATAGTGACCCCATGGATGTGCTCATATTGATGCAG GAGCCAGTGCTGTCTGGTTCTTTTCTGCGTGCCCGTGCTATTGGGTTGATGCCAATGATTGATCAG GGTGAGAAGGATGATAAGATAATAGCTGTCTGTGCTGATGATCCCGAGTTTCGTCACTACAAGGACATCAAAGAGCTTCCTCCTCATCGCCTTGCTGAAATCCGCCGCTTCTTTGAAGATT ACAAGAAGAATGAGAACAAAGAAGTTGCAGTCAATGACTTCCTTCCAGCTGAAGATGCCATCAAAGCAATCCAATATTCAAT GGATCTGTATGCTTCCTACATCGTTGAATGCTTGAGGCAGTGA